The following coding sequences are from one Ferrimicrobium sp. window:
- the nadA gene encoding quinolinate synthase NadA, with protein sequence MSIIAPPLDQVDFERHIRQAVDDHHAIILAHNYQPPWIKRVADVTGDSLYLSQQARDTDASTIVFCGVRFMAETAKMLSPHKRVILPADDAECSLADSITAADLAAWKSTYPEAIVVAYVNTSAAVKALSDVCCTSSNAVEVVRSIPEDREILFLPDQFLGAYVQRMTKHPNMHLWMGECHVHADISPDRLRAKMAEHPEASMMVHPECGCTTSTLYELADGDRIHGRQRVQFLSTNQMIAKARETTEDHVLVATEIGILSDLRAANPAVHFEAVNDQAECPYMNRITPARLLESFGGANDEIMLDDETIARARLAVERMVDPALRTWARP encoded by the coding sequence ATGAGTATTATTGCACCGCCGCTCGACCAGGTGGATTTCGAACGACATATTCGGCAAGCCGTCGACGATCATCACGCCATCATTTTGGCACACAACTACCAGCCGCCTTGGATCAAACGGGTTGCCGATGTAACTGGAGATTCTCTCTACCTGTCTCAGCAGGCTCGCGACACCGACGCCTCAACGATCGTCTTTTGTGGAGTCCGCTTCATGGCCGAGACGGCAAAGATGCTCTCCCCTCACAAGCGAGTCATCCTCCCAGCCGACGACGCTGAATGCTCCCTTGCAGACTCGATTACCGCAGCCGATCTGGCTGCTTGGAAGTCGACGTACCCTGAAGCCATCGTGGTCGCCTACGTCAACACCTCGGCAGCCGTAAAGGCGCTTTCCGACGTCTGTTGCACCTCGTCAAACGCTGTCGAAGTCGTACGCTCCATCCCCGAGGACCGTGAGATTCTCTTTTTGCCCGATCAATTCCTTGGAGCGTACGTCCAACGCATGACGAAGCACCCCAACATGCACCTCTGGATGGGCGAATGTCACGTCCATGCCGACATCTCACCCGATCGACTCCGCGCCAAGATGGCCGAGCACCCCGAGGCGAGTATGATGGTGCATCCTGAGTGCGGTTGTACTACCTCGACCCTGTACGAACTCGCTGATGGGGACCGAATCCATGGACGCCAACGCGTACAGTTTCTCTCCACCAACCAGATGATCGCAAAGGCACGGGAGACGACCGAGGACCACGTGCTCGTCGCCACTGAGATCGGGATACTCTCTGACCTTCGGGCAGCGAACCCAGCGGTGCACTTCGAGGCGGTCAATGACCAGGCTGAGTGCCCGTACATGAACCGGATTACGCCCGCACGACTCCTTGAATCGTTCGGTGGTGCCAACGACGAAATCATGCTCGATGACGAGACCATCGCAAGGGCTCGCTTAGCCGTTGAACGGATGGTCGATCCCGCCTTGAGAACCTGGGCACGGCCGTGA
- a CDS encoding FAD-binding protein, producing MQIDDDAAFDVVIVGAGIAALTVALSLPTTTRIVIVSQSYTSTSSHWAKGGVAAASDGSADILAHADDTIAAGAGLNAPAQVRRLVSEAPEAIAFLISQGVEFEPTLEREAGHQSPRIRHANGDATGLAIMEVLGPRCASAPNITLATGRLIEILVDDAGVCGIIAERQGKGWSVRAPRVVLATGGSTGLWRDHTSPDTNIGTGIIAAYRAGAMLADLEFTQFHPTAIALSGSPLALATEALRGAGAFIVDEDGKRFLFETDPAGELATRDRVALAMHRHCGPSYLDVRPIGAREVAARFPTFLANCRRYGHDPFVNGPVPIRPAAHYSMGGIVAGADGETSVDGLYAVGECANSGVHGANRLASNSLLEGLVFARRIATSLAESPRHLRSSHPHESLDLPSRAPKRSELCALVDAGLGIERDRATLMAARADLTTLPTIPMDPWDAHALTGVTALVELMFTAAILREGSVGAHTRSDASNEDPKYRIEFVGAQVPRRVGRPQ from the coding sequence ATGCAGATCGACGACGATGCAGCCTTCGACGTGGTCATCGTCGGTGCTGGCATTGCTGCGCTCACCGTCGCACTGTCGTTGCCAACCACAACACGCATTGTGATTGTCAGCCAGAGCTATACCAGCACCTCCAGTCACTGGGCAAAGGGTGGTGTTGCCGCGGCATCGGATGGATCAGCCGACATTCTTGCCCACGCCGACGACACCATCGCCGCCGGAGCAGGCCTCAACGCCCCCGCCCAGGTCCGTCGTCTGGTCAGCGAGGCACCAGAGGCGATCGCCTTTTTGATCAGCCAGGGTGTTGAGTTCGAGCCAACACTCGAGCGCGAGGCAGGACATCAGAGCCCACGAATTCGCCACGCCAATGGCGACGCGACCGGTCTTGCCATCATGGAGGTACTTGGGCCCCGGTGCGCTAGCGCACCCAACATCACGCTGGCGACCGGTCGGCTAATCGAAATTCTGGTCGACGATGCCGGGGTCTGTGGCATCATCGCTGAACGCCAAGGAAAGGGGTGGTCGGTGCGTGCGCCAAGGGTGGTGCTCGCTACTGGTGGATCCACCGGTCTGTGGCGAGATCACACCTCGCCCGACACAAATATCGGTACGGGCATCATCGCCGCATACCGGGCTGGCGCAATGCTTGCGGACCTGGAGTTCACGCAGTTCCACCCGACAGCCATTGCCCTGTCGGGCTCTCCGCTTGCGCTCGCAACCGAGGCCCTACGAGGAGCAGGTGCCTTCATCGTCGACGAGGACGGCAAACGCTTTCTCTTCGAGACTGATCCAGCTGGTGAGTTGGCAACACGTGATCGGGTTGCCCTGGCCATGCATCGCCACTGCGGACCGAGTTATCTTGACGTGAGACCAATCGGTGCGCGTGAGGTCGCGGCGCGCTTTCCGACCTTTCTGGCCAACTGTCGGCGTTATGGGCATGATCCGTTTGTCAACGGTCCCGTTCCCATACGACCGGCTGCGCACTATAGCATGGGCGGGATCGTCGCTGGTGCCGACGGCGAGACTAGCGTCGACGGTCTCTATGCCGTTGGTGAATGCGCGAACAGTGGCGTTCACGGAGCCAACCGTCTTGCGTCCAACTCACTGCTCGAAGGCCTGGTATTCGCCCGGCGCATCGCCACCTCTCTCGCCGAGAGTCCGCGACATCTGCGCTCATCACACCCCCATGAAAGCCTCGATCTGCCATCACGTGCTCCCAAGCGCTCCGAGCTTTGCGCACTTGTAGATGCCGGCTTAGGCATCGAGCGAGACCGCGCGACACTCATGGCTGCCCGCGCAGACCTCACAACCCTCCCTACCATCCCCATGGATCCCTGGGATGCCCATGCCCTAACCGGTGTCACGGCGTTGGTCGAGCTCATGTTCACCGCCGCCATCTTGCGGGAGGGAAGCGTTGGCGCACATACCCGATCAGACGCCAGCAACGAAGACCCAAAGTATCGCATCGAATTTGTTGGCGCCCAAGTTCCTCGACGAGTAGGACGGCCCCAATGA
- the nadC gene encoding carboxylating nicotinate-nucleotide diphosphorylase, translating into MTLLDVINHALDEDLIQPQLDPMSASTEPPAHRASSTHGSIQSDDSRPIDLTGSLLEDHDVELALVARAPGVFVGQQVVPLVLALTAQRLGYEVPNYEALLGDGDPLEATTKIATISGSLRTILAAERTLLNLTCHLSGVATLTRTYVTKVAHTSAKIRDTRKTTPGLRLEEKHAVRCGGGVNHRLGLWDAFLIKDNHLAYGSLADLVTRARLHQPARPIEVEVDDLDQLDQAVELGLDLILLDNMDVDTISEAVKRVRSRCRLEVSGGVSLDNVVPIAETGIDYIAIGALTHSAPILDLGLDDR; encoded by the coding sequence ATGACACTGCTTGATGTCATCAATCACGCCCTTGACGAAGACCTTATCCAACCACAGCTTGACCCGATGTCAGCTTCGACTGAACCACCGGCGCATCGCGCATCCTCCACCCATGGCTCGATCCAAAGCGACGACTCACGCCCAATCGACCTCACTGGCTCCTTGCTCGAAGACCACGATGTGGAACTCGCGCTCGTCGCACGGGCGCCTGGCGTCTTCGTTGGTCAGCAAGTCGTCCCCTTGGTGTTGGCACTGACCGCACAACGTCTCGGTTATGAGGTGCCAAACTATGAAGCCCTCCTCGGCGATGGTGACCCGCTCGAGGCGACAACGAAGATCGCCACGATAAGCGGTAGCTTGCGAACCATCCTGGCTGCAGAGCGCACACTACTGAACCTGACGTGTCATCTCTCAGGCGTGGCAACGTTGACCCGCACCTACGTAACAAAGGTCGCTCACACCTCAGCCAAAATACGCGATACCCGCAAAACTACCCCCGGCCTGCGCCTCGAGGAGAAACACGCGGTGCGCTGTGGCGGCGGCGTCAACCATCGCCTCGGGCTCTGGGATGCCTTTTTGATCAAAGATAACCACCTTGCCTACGGGTCGCTCGCCGACCTGGTCACACGAGCACGACTCCATCAGCCAGCGCGGCCGATCGAGGTAGAGGTCGACGATCTCGACCAACTCGACCAAGCAGTGGAACTGGGTCTAGATCTCATCTTGTTGGATAACATGGATGTCGACACAATCAGCGAGGCGGTCAAACGCGTGCGAAGCCGCTGTCGACTCGAGGTCTCGGGCGGAGTGAGCCTTGACAATGTGGTCCCAATCGCAGAGACGGGCATCGATTACATCGCAATCGGTGCACTCACCCACTCAGCACCGATTCTCGACCTTGGACTCGATGACCGCTAA
- a CDS encoding bifunctional nuclease family protein, protein MPVVDPENFNLAGFVPCRLIRVGVDLPEPFARITLLPDDTSLVEFDIPISIEQARQLALILAKERAPRPMTTELMQDILAAHGQGVSYVALDDVVEGNVHAILAVSSRDGHIKLFSARPSDAIMLALLQPVPAPILVAPRLVGGRPDEADHDIEAGDIEPGDIQAAETGSTQQGDDYTMMDTTFHKDERDSDGSNENSRPTSDEPGRTIGDGAHVVMGQRP, encoded by the coding sequence GTGCCCGTAGTCGATCCTGAGAACTTCAACCTCGCCGGTTTTGTACCCTGTCGACTTATTCGGGTCGGCGTTGACCTTCCGGAGCCATTTGCCCGTATCACGCTGTTGCCTGACGACACGTCCTTGGTCGAGTTCGACATACCGATCTCTATTGAACAGGCGCGCCAACTTGCGCTGATCCTAGCGAAGGAGCGTGCACCGCGGCCGATGACGACCGAATTGATGCAAGATATCCTCGCTGCCCACGGGCAGGGCGTGAGCTACGTCGCACTCGACGATGTCGTTGAGGGCAACGTCCACGCGATCTTGGCGGTGTCAAGTCGAGACGGGCATATCAAGCTTTTTAGCGCTCGTCCATCGGATGCTATCATGCTGGCGCTCCTGCAGCCAGTTCCGGCTCCTATCCTGGTCGCACCTCGATTGGTGGGTGGGCGTCCAGACGAGGCCGACCATGATATCGAGGCGGGAGATATCGAACCTGGAGACATCCAGGCCGCTGAGACTGGGTCGACGCAACAAGGTGACGACTACACGATGATGGACACTACGTTTCACAAAGACGAACGCGATTCGGACGGCTCCAACGAGAACTCTCGACCAACATCTGACGAGCCAGGGCGCACGATTGGTGATGGGGCACATGTGGTAATGGGGCAGAGGCCCTGA
- the rodA gene encoding rod shape-determining protein RodA, with protein sequence MTQMAVRRRTSLVQRLFKVDLLLAVVALGIGAFGVLMVYSATKEQLIHAGISGNYYFERQAIYFLLGAVAMVVLALVDYQRIAHFAYFIYGASLLGLLAVLTPVGSSQLGSQRWFQLGPVQVQPSEFAPIGVIFGIAAYVANREDPIDLRGVITILLMGGIPMVLVIKQPDLGTGIVIGIITALLLVMAGVPARYLLALLVVGVLGVVTVLHVGFLKSYQLHRLLSFLNPKADTSSFGYNLAQSKIAIGSGHIFGVGLFKGSQTTLAFVPEQQTDFIFTAIGEQLGFVGSAALLAGYAILIWRLWSAMRWAKDITGTLIVAGAVAWIGYSIFQNVGMTIGIMPITGIPLPLISYGGSAMLAFLAMVGLALNIGAQRARSRS encoded by the coding sequence ATGACCCAGATGGCCGTTCGTCGCAGGACGAGCCTGGTGCAGCGGCTCTTCAAGGTCGATCTTCTGCTCGCTGTCGTGGCGCTGGGCATTGGTGCTTTTGGCGTATTGATGGTCTACTCTGCCACCAAAGAACAGCTGATCCACGCAGGAATCTCTGGAAACTACTATTTCGAGCGTCAGGCCATCTATTTCCTCCTCGGAGCCGTGGCTATGGTGGTGCTAGCGCTTGTGGACTACCAGCGGATCGCTCACTTCGCCTATTTCATCTATGGTGCGAGCCTTCTTGGATTGCTGGCCGTATTGACTCCGGTTGGGTCTTCACAGCTCGGATCGCAGCGATGGTTCCAGCTCGGTCCTGTCCAAGTGCAGCCATCGGAATTTGCGCCGATCGGTGTAATTTTCGGCATCGCTGCATACGTGGCGAATCGAGAGGATCCCATCGATCTGCGAGGGGTTATCACCATTCTCCTGATGGGTGGTATCCCAATGGTGTTGGTGATCAAGCAACCGGATCTCGGTACCGGGATCGTGATCGGCATCATTACGGCGTTGCTGCTGGTCATGGCCGGCGTGCCGGCACGATACCTGTTGGCCTTGCTCGTCGTCGGGGTTCTTGGAGTTGTCACGGTGCTTCACGTTGGCTTTCTCAAAAGCTATCAGCTCCATAGGTTGCTGTCATTTCTCAATCCGAAGGCTGACACTTCAAGTTTTGGCTACAACCTGGCTCAATCCAAGATCGCTATCGGCTCCGGACATATCTTTGGAGTTGGACTTTTCAAGGGATCGCAGACGACACTGGCGTTCGTTCCCGAGCAGCAGACTGACTTCATTTTTACGGCAATTGGAGAGCAACTTGGTTTTGTTGGATCAGCGGCCTTACTGGCCGGATATGCGATACTGATATGGCGACTTTGGAGCGCAATGCGCTGGGCAAAAGACATCACCGGAACACTGATCGTTGCCGGGGCCGTGGCGTGGATTGGCTACTCGATCTTTCAGAACGTCGGCATGACCATCGGTATCATGCCGATTACCGGTATTCCGCTGCCGCTTATCAGCTACGGGGGGTCGGCCATGTTGGCCTTCTTGGCGATGGTCGGCCTGGCACTCAACATTGGGGCCCAGCGTGCCCGTAGTCGATCCTGA
- a CDS encoding PspA/IM30 family protein, whose product MSMFKRVSQVFQQKSNALLDKVEDPTQAIDLSYEKMQENLQQVRRSIADVLTSQKRLEAQRAQLQAQYDKLQGQARQALQQGQEDVAKMALQRATAIQPQIDSLNPQIAQLAQQESALEETGRTLNSKIEAFRAQRDTMKAQYTAAKASSSALENLTGLSDQMTDVNMMMDRAQDKITQMQSRAAAVGELANSGVLDSPSLGGHGDDIEAALAQKSSASDVDLQLAAMKAELGGGAAPAASIAAPSTPATPADDDATKQIQAGSTDASPSDGAAQPPVVSGANTFVVRVLGQNRFRIANSIRPALDGLDAALEMAVDKNDSDSFAQLVKQLGLLVASNGTALDETDTTKADLVLPSPDMTLEEAKKLFFDTPTASVPDEDAQTTPASGS is encoded by the coding sequence ATGAGCATGTTCAAACGCGTCTCTCAGGTCTTCCAACAGAAGTCGAACGCGCTTCTTGACAAGGTTGAGGATCCAACACAGGCCATCGACCTCAGTTATGAAAAGATGCAGGAGAATCTTCAGCAGGTTCGTCGCTCGATCGCCGACGTCCTCACCTCACAAAAACGTCTCGAAGCCCAACGTGCGCAACTCCAAGCGCAATACGACAAATTGCAGGGCCAAGCCCGCCAGGCGCTGCAGCAAGGACAGGAGGACGTCGCAAAGATGGCGCTCCAGCGAGCGACCGCGATCCAACCCCAAATCGACTCTCTAAACCCCCAGATTGCACAACTCGCCCAACAAGAGAGCGCACTCGAAGAGACCGGGCGCACGCTGAACTCAAAGATTGAGGCGTTCCGTGCCCAGCGCGACACCATGAAGGCCCAATATACCGCCGCCAAAGCATCCTCCTCCGCGCTTGAGAACCTGACTGGCCTCTCCGATCAAATGACCGATGTCAACATGATGATGGACCGAGCCCAAGATAAGATCACCCAGATGCAGTCTCGTGCTGCAGCCGTCGGCGAACTCGCCAACTCGGGTGTTCTTGATTCACCATCACTTGGAGGTCATGGCGATGACATCGAGGCAGCCTTGGCGCAGAAGTCCTCGGCCAGCGACGTAGATCTCCAGCTTGCCGCCATGAAGGCGGAGCTTGGAGGCGGAGCTGCCCCCGCAGCGAGCATCGCTGCCCCGTCGACGCCGGCTACTCCTGCCGACGATGACGCCACAAAACAAATTCAAGCAGGTTCGACCGACGCATCACCATCCGATGGTGCCGCCCAGCCACCAGTGGTATCCGGAGCCAATACTTTCGTTGTTCGTGTGCTTGGACAGAATCGTTTTCGAATCGCGAACTCGATTCGACCAGCGCTTGACGGCCTCGACGCCGCCCTTGAGATGGCCGTGGACAAAAACGATTCCGACTCCTTCGCACAACTGGTCAAGCAACTCGGACTGTTGGTTGCAAGTAACGGAACGGCACTTGATGAGACCGACACCACCAAGGCGGACCTCGTACTCCCTAGTCCTGACATGACGCTCGAAGAAGCGAAGAAGCTCTTCTTCGACACGCCGACAGCATCAGTTCCCGATGAGGATGCTCAAACAACACCAGCCAGTGGGAGCTGA